The proteins below are encoded in one region of Segatella copri:
- a CDS encoding aspartate kinase: MKVMKFGGTSVGSPERMKGVASLVTESGEPTFIVLSAMSGTTNSLVEISDYLYKKNPEGANEVINNLEKKYMQHVEELYSTEEMKNTTREFLQGEFNYLRSFTKDLFTSFEEKSIVAQGEMMSTNMVVNYLKEQGVKAVLLSALDFMRTDKNAEPDPQYIKEKLAAIMEQNQGYQIYITQGFICRNAYGEVDNLQRGGSDYTASLIGAALPADEIQIWTDIDGMHNNDPRVVEHTEAVRQLNFEEAAELAYFGAKILHPTCVQPAKYAGIPVRLKNTMDPKADGTIIDNVIVRGKIKAVAAKDNITAIKIKSSRMLLATGFLRKVFEIFESYQTPIDMIATSEVGVSMSIDNDSHLNDIVNELKKYGTVTVDSDMCIICVVGDLDWSNVGFETIATDAMKNIPVRMISYGGSNYNISFLIREKDKKQALQNLSNVLFEKK, encoded by the coding sequence ATGAAGGTAATGAAATTCGGAGGTACTTCTGTAGGCTCACCAGAGCGCATGAAGGGAGTAGCCTCTTTGGTTACAGAATCAGGTGAACCAACTTTCATCGTATTGTCTGCGATGAGCGGTACAACAAACTCTCTCGTTGAGATCTCTGACTATCTTTACAAGAAGAATCCAGAGGGCGCCAACGAGGTAATCAACAACTTGGAGAAGAAATACATGCAGCATGTAGAAGAACTCTACTCTACCGAGGAGATGAAAAATACGACTCGTGAGTTCTTGCAGGGCGAATTCAACTATCTCCGCTCATTCACCAAAGACCTCTTCACTTCTTTCGAGGAGAAGAGCATCGTGGCTCAGGGCGAGATGATGAGCACCAACATGGTTGTAAACTACTTGAAGGAACAGGGTGTAAAGGCTGTATTGCTCAGCGCATTAGACTTTATGCGCACTGACAAGAACGCAGAACCAGATCCTCAGTACATCAAGGAGAAGTTGGCTGCTATCATGGAGCAGAACCAGGGCTATCAGATTTACATCACTCAGGGATTCATCTGCCGCAACGCATACGGCGAGGTTGACAATCTGCAGCGTGGCGGTAGCGACTACACCGCATCTCTTATCGGTGCAGCTCTCCCAGCTGACGAAATTCAGATCTGGACCGATATCGATGGAATGCACAACAACGACCCTCGTGTCGTAGAGCACACTGAAGCTGTCCGCCAGTTGAACTTCGAGGAGGCTGCTGAGTTGGCTTACTTCGGTGCCAAGATCCTCCACCCTACCTGTGTTCAGCCAGCTAAGTATGCAGGCATCCCTGTACGCTTGAAGAACACCATGGATCCTAAGGCCGACGGTACAATCATCGACAATGTCATCGTACGCGGCAAGATCAAGGCTGTTGCTGCCAAGGACAACATCACAGCCATTAAGATCAAGAGTAGCCGCATGTTACTCGCTACAGGTTTCCTACGCAAGGTATTCGAAATCTTCGAGAGCTATCAGACTCCAATTGATATGATTGCCACTTCTGAGGTGGGTGTCAGCATGAGTATTGATAATGATTCTCATCTTAACGACATCGTAAACGAACTGAAGAAATATGGTACAGTAACTGTAGATTCTGATATGTGCATCATCTGCGTTGTAGGTGATTTGGACTGGAGCAACGTTGGCTTCGAGACCATCGCTACCGATGCGATGAAGAACATTCCTGTACGCATGATTTCTTATGGTGGTTCTAACTACAACATCTCATTCCTCATCAGAGAGAAAGATAAGAAGCAGGCATTGCAGAACTTGAGCAACGTATTGTTCGAGAAGAAGTAA
- the lysA gene encoding diaminopimelate decarboxylase — protein MKGTFPIDKFQEIQTPFYYYDTNVLRQTLKTINEEAGKHEGFEVHYAVKANANPKVLNIICQAGLGADCVSGGEIQAAIKAGFPASKIVYAGVGKSDWEINLGLEKDIFCFNVESIPELEIINELAEKQNKIAQVCFRINPDVGAHTHANITTGLAENKFGIAMRDMEAVIEEAAKMKNIQFLGLHFHIGSQILDMGDFEALCNRINELQNQLEAHHIVVKNINVGGGLGIDYNHPNRQPIPNFKDYFDTYAKKLKLRDGQKLHFELGRAVVGQMGSLITKTLYIKQGTAKQFAIVDAGMTDLIRPALYQAYHKIENISSDEPVETYDVVGPICESSDVFGKAVDINKAHRGDLIALRSAGAYGEIMASQYNCRQLPKGYITEDF, from the coding sequence ATGAAAGGTACATTTCCGATAGATAAGTTTCAGGAGATACAGACTCCGTTCTACTATTACGACACCAATGTGTTGCGCCAGACATTGAAAACCATCAATGAAGAGGCTGGCAAGCACGAGGGATTTGAAGTGCACTATGCCGTAAAGGCAAATGCCAACCCTAAGGTGCTCAATATCATCTGTCAGGCTGGTTTAGGAGCCGACTGTGTGAGCGGAGGAGAAATTCAGGCAGCCATCAAAGCCGGTTTCCCTGCCAGTAAGATTGTTTACGCTGGTGTAGGCAAAAGCGATTGGGAAATCAACCTCGGATTGGAGAAAGACATTTTCTGCTTCAATGTAGAAAGCATTCCGGAGTTGGAAATCATCAACGAGCTGGCTGAAAAACAGAATAAGATTGCGCAGGTTTGTTTCCGCATCAATCCGGATGTCGGCGCCCATACGCACGCTAACATCACAACAGGTCTGGCAGAAAACAAGTTCGGAATTGCCATGCGCGACATGGAAGCCGTAATCGAAGAGGCTGCCAAGATGAAGAACATCCAGTTCCTCGGACTGCACTTCCACATCGGAAGCCAGATTCTCGATATGGGTGATTTCGAGGCACTCTGCAACCGTATCAACGAACTTCAGAACCAGCTTGAAGCGCATCATATCGTTGTGAAGAACATCAATGTGGGCGGCGGATTGGGCATTGACTATAATCATCCAAACCGCCAGCCAATCCCTAATTTCAAGGATTATTTCGATACATACGCAAAGAAACTGAAGTTGCGCGATGGTCAGAAGCTTCACTTCGAGTTGGGTCGCGCTGTAGTGGGTCAGATGGGTTCTCTCATCACCAAGACACTCTACATCAAGCAGGGCACAGCCAAGCAGTTTGCCATTGTGGATGCAGGAATGACCGACCTCATCCGTCCAGCACTCTATCAGGCTTACCATAAGATTGAGAACATCTCAAGCGATGAACCTGTAGAAACTTACGACGTAGTAGGTCCTATCTGCGAATCAAGCGATGTCTTCGGCAAGGCTGTCGACATCAACAAAGCCCATCGCGGCGACCTCATCGCCCTCCGCTCAGCCGGAGCCTATGGTGAGATTATGGCGAGCCAGTATAACTGTCGCCAGTTGCCAAAGGGGTATATTACAGAAGACTTTTAA
- a CDS encoding glycosyltransferase, producing MMIISTTTIIAGAVVVLLAVLGSLINPFLRSLRFQKTETAENQPPVSILITAHDNLAELERNLPMFLRQQYAADYQVIVVCQSTDGETQDFLKRTAAENPHLYYTYIPESSRYMSRKKLQITLGVKAAKHEWIILTEPNCRPSNDKWLQTMARQCQDPNHLVLGYVALDEETKSVRRFDSIRKAYYVLRRAQQTYGYRSHMPNVAFRKSDFMKEQGYQGNLEYVRGEYDFLVNKYAHYGETATELDCDAWLIREAPSNKSWHNAHLYLQASRKSLERAGSMRTLMFFDHLMPHLSLIATLAVAAYSILMKNWILTGCAGFSFLLLFIVRMLIANKAIKHFDDGIAMFKLPFFEYGIIWRNLATKLRYWRADKNDFTSHKL from the coding sequence ATGATGATCATTAGTACAACTACTATAATAGCAGGCGCAGTGGTGGTTTTATTGGCGGTTCTCGGATCGCTGATAAATCCATTTCTGCGCTCGTTGCGCTTTCAAAAAACAGAAACGGCAGAGAATCAACCTCCTGTCAGTATACTCATTACCGCACACGATAATCTTGCTGAATTGGAGAGGAATCTCCCTATGTTCCTGCGCCAGCAGTATGCTGCCGACTATCAGGTAATTGTAGTCTGCCAGAGTACAGATGGCGAGACGCAGGATTTTCTGAAGCGAACAGCAGCCGAGAACCCTCATCTTTATTATACTTACATTCCTGAGAGTTCACGCTACATGAGCCGCAAGAAATTGCAGATTACACTGGGTGTGAAGGCAGCCAAACATGAATGGATTATTTTGACAGAACCTAATTGCCGCCCAAGCAACGACAAGTGGCTGCAAACCATGGCCCGTCAATGTCAGGACCCAAACCATCTGGTATTGGGATATGTAGCCCTTGATGAGGAAACCAAGAGCGTACGCCGTTTCGACAGCATCCGCAAGGCTTACTATGTTTTGCGCCGTGCCCAACAGACCTACGGCTATCGCAGTCACATGCCAAACGTAGCGTTCCGCAAGAGCGACTTCATGAAGGAACAGGGCTATCAGGGCAACCTGGAATATGTTCGCGGCGAATACGATTTTCTCGTCAACAAGTATGCCCATTATGGCGAAACTGCTACAGAACTGGATTGCGATGCATGGCTCATCCGTGAAGCACCATCGAACAAGAGCTGGCACAATGCCCACCTCTATCTGCAGGCTTCACGCAAGAGTCTGGAAAGAGCAGGTTCCATGCGAACCCTCATGTTCTTCGACCATCTCATGCCACATCTCAGCCTGATAGCAACACTGGCCGTTGCAGCCTACTCTATCCTCATGAAGAATTGGATTCTTACAGGATGCGCAGGTTTCAGTTTCCTTCTGCTGTTCATCGTGAGAATGCTGATAGCCAACAAGGCCATCAAACACTTTGATGACGGAATAGCGATGTTCAAACTGCCATTCTTCGAATATGGAATTATCTGGAGAAATCTGGCTACCAAATTGCGATATTGGCGGGCTGACAAAAACGATTTCACTTCTCATAAACTCTAA
- the hrpB gene encoding ATP-dependent helicase HrpB: MNLDRIEQQAGHLPAYQIADSVNEALMESANLVITAPPGAGKSTLLPLTILRGMSDQALEGFIHNHLKSQGKILMLEPRRLAARQIAERMAQILGEPVGKTIGYRVRFESKVSDETRIEVLTEGILTRMLVNDATLEGVSCLIFDEFHERSINSDLALALARQTQEIIRPDLKLIIMSATIDASIICQALQAPLIESKGRMFPIETIYADHDIDRYQVAQEMAATICQAFRNQKGDILAFLPGQGEIMKCEELLRSALSSTEIYPLYGNLSPEKQRLAIAPSQPGERKIVLATPIAETSLTIEGVRIVVDSGLCRKLVYDARTGLSHLETVRISQDMATQRRGRAGRITSGVCYRLWTQTSEHLMPEQRLPEILDADLSSLVLDIAAFGENKPELLPWLTLPPKGNLVLAQQLLMSLNALTPDHDAHALSGSITAEGNRMAQLPCHPRIAKMMISSDSPASQALACDIAALLEEKDPMGENEDSDMTLRLSILRSARCKKNLGRWNRIVQIAQEYRKMLRIKEDNEPIDAEEVGHLIALAYPERIAHATDHAGNFKMSNGNTIFIDPIDSMAANEWLAIASLNLASTSSSNSGQGRKGRVFLSAPVNWKNLPAQTCENISWDSKALAVKMQQETRIGALVIDSKPIQNASRETVSNIICEAARKDGLSMFDWNESVHRLQQRVAQVAEWHPELEIPDLSTEHLLSTAQAWLPFYLEEGGKMKTSVTELKKLNLCEILWNILPYDLQQEIDRLAPTHIRVPSGSNIRIDYRLGAEAPVLSVRLQECFGMTSTPTVDAGRQPLLLELLSPGFKPVQLTQDLASFWQGTYFEVRKELKRRYPKHFWPENPLESQAVKGVKR; encoded by the coding sequence ATGAACTTAGATAGAATAGAACAGCAGGCTGGTCATCTGCCAGCTTACCAGATAGCCGACTCTGTCAATGAAGCATTGATGGAGTCGGCTAACCTTGTTATTACAGCTCCTCCTGGAGCCGGTAAATCTACCCTTCTCCCGCTCACCATTCTGCGAGGCATGAGTGATCAGGCATTGGAAGGCTTCATCCATAATCATCTTAAAAGTCAGGGTAAGATTCTGATGCTCGAACCGCGCCGTCTGGCTGCTCGCCAGATTGCCGAACGGATGGCGCAGATTCTGGGAGAACCCGTGGGCAAAACCATCGGCTATCGGGTAAGATTCGAAAGCAAGGTTTCGGATGAAACACGCATCGAAGTCCTTACCGAGGGCATTCTCACCCGAATGCTGGTCAATGATGCAACACTCGAAGGCGTTTCGTGCCTCATCTTTGATGAGTTTCATGAGCGCAGCATCAATTCCGATCTGGCGTTAGCGCTGGCCCGGCAAACACAGGAAATCATCCGCCCCGACCTGAAGCTCATTATCATGTCAGCAACAATCGATGCTTCTATCATCTGCCAGGCACTTCAGGCTCCGCTTATCGAGAGTAAAGGCAGAATGTTTCCGATAGAAACCATTTATGCAGACCACGACATAGACAGATATCAGGTAGCGCAGGAAATGGCAGCCACTATCTGTCAGGCTTTCAGAAACCAGAAAGGTGACATTCTTGCCTTTCTGCCGGGACAGGGAGAAATCATGAAATGCGAAGAACTGCTTCGTTCTGCCTTATCTTCAACGGAAATCTATCCACTCTACGGCAACCTTTCGCCTGAAAAGCAGCGGCTCGCAATCGCTCCTTCCCAACCGGGCGAACGAAAAATCGTATTGGCCACTCCTATCGCCGAAACTTCTCTCACCATCGAAGGGGTACGAATCGTTGTGGATTCCGGACTATGCCGAAAACTGGTTTATGATGCCCGTACAGGCTTGAGTCATCTCGAAACCGTTCGTATCAGTCAGGACATGGCTACGCAGCGAAGGGGACGTGCGGGCAGAATAACATCAGGCGTATGTTACCGGCTTTGGACACAGACCTCGGAACATCTGATGCCAGAACAACGGCTGCCCGAAATACTGGATGCAGATCTCTCTTCGCTGGTTCTCGACATTGCAGCTTTCGGCGAAAACAAACCGGAACTGCTGCCTTGGCTCACCCTTCCTCCCAAGGGCAACCTCGTATTGGCACAGCAACTTCTTATGTCGCTCAACGCCCTCACTCCTGATCATGATGCTCACGCTCTCAGTGGCAGCATCACCGCAGAAGGCAACAGAATGGCTCAACTTCCTTGTCATCCGCGTATTGCCAAGATGATGATCAGCAGCGATTCTCCGGCGAGCCAAGCCCTTGCCTGCGACATTGCAGCTCTGCTGGAAGAGAAAGACCCGATGGGCGAAAATGAGGATTCAGACATGACGCTCCGCCTTTCTATCCTCCGTTCCGCACGCTGCAAGAAGAATCTGGGACGTTGGAACCGTATCGTTCAGATTGCACAGGAATACAGGAAGATGCTGCGTATCAAAGAAGACAACGAGCCAATTGATGCTGAGGAAGTGGGCCATCTCATCGCCCTAGCCTATCCTGAGCGCATCGCCCATGCCACCGACCATGCGGGCAACTTCAAGATGTCGAATGGCAACACGATTTTCATCGACCCGATCGACAGCATGGCAGCAAACGAATGGCTTGCCATCGCATCACTCAACCTCGCTTCAACCTCATCATCCAATTCTGGGCAGGGACGGAAAGGAAGGGTATTTCTCTCAGCCCCCGTCAACTGGAAGAACTTGCCGGCACAAACCTGCGAGAATATTTCATGGGACAGCAAAGCGCTGGCAGTAAAGATGCAACAGGAAACACGGATAGGAGCACTCGTCATAGACAGCAAGCCGATACAAAATGCCAGCCGAGAGACTGTTTCTAATATTATCTGCGAAGCTGCCAGAAAAGACGGACTCAGCATGTTCGACTGGAACGAATCGGTTCATCGTCTGCAACAGCGCGTGGCGCAAGTAGCTGAATGGCATCCGGAACTGGAGATTCCTGACCTATCTACGGAGCATCTCCTGTCAACAGCCCAAGCGTGGCTCCCTTTCTATCTCGAAGAAGGTGGTAAGATGAAGACTTCTGTTACAGAGCTGAAGAAACTCAACCTGTGCGAAATCCTTTGGAACATCCTTCCTTACGACCTTCAGCAGGAGATAGACCGCCTTGCTCCCACTCACATCCGTGTACCATCGGGCAGCAACATCCGCATCGATTATCGCCTGGGAGCAGAAGCCCCGGTTCTGAGTGTGCGGCTTCAGGAGTGTTTCGGAATGACATCAACACCCACTGTCGATGCTGGCAGACAGCCCCTTCTGCTTGAGTTGTTATCTCCCGGCTTCAAGCCCGTTCAGCTTACTCAGGATCTCGCAAGTTTTTGGCAAGGCACTTATTTCGAAGTCCGCAAGGAACTGAAGCGCCGATACCCTAAGCATTTCTGGCCGGAGAATCCGTTAGAGAGCCAAGCCGTGAAAGGTGTCAAACGATGA
- a CDS encoding DUF4295 domain-containing protein: MAKKAVATLHEGNMDGRAYTKVIKMVKSPKTGAYVFDEKMVPNEAVKDFFKD; encoded by the coding sequence ATGGCAAAGAAAGCGGTCGCTACCCTCCACGAAGGTAACATGGATGGTCGCGCATATACAAAGGTTATCAAGATGGTTAAGAGCCCTAAGACTGGTGCATACGTTTTCGATGAGAAGATGGTACCAAACGAGGCTGTTAAGGATTTCTTCAAGGATTAA
- the rpmG gene encoding 50S ribosomal protein L33, with translation MAKKAKGNRVQVILECTEHKNSGMPGTSRYVTTKNRKNTPERLELMKYNPILKKMTLHKEIK, from the coding sequence ATGGCAAAGAAAGCAAAAGGTAATAGAGTACAGGTTATCCTCGAGTGCACTGAACACAAGAACAGTGGTATGCCAGGTACAAGCCGTTACGTGACTACAAAGAATCGTAAGAACACTCCTGAGCGTCTTGAGTTGATGAAGTACAACCCAATCCTTAAGAAGATGACTCTTCACAAGGAGATTAAGTAA
- the rpmB gene encoding 50S ribosomal protein L28, with protein MSKICQITGKKAQLGCNVSHSKHRTKRSFDVNLFSKKFYYVEEGCWISLKISAAGLRLINKVGLDAALNQAVKKGYVDWKDIKVIGE; from the coding sequence ATGTCTAAGATTTGTCAAATTACAGGTAAGAAGGCACAGTTAGGTTGCAATGTGTCTCACTCAAAGCACCGTACAAAGAGAAGCTTTGATGTTAACCTCTTCAGCAAGAAATTCTACTATGTAGAAGAGGGTTGCTGGATCAGCCTCAAGATCAGTGCTGCTGGTCTTCGTCTTATTAATAAGGTAGGTCTCGATGCTGCTTTGAATCAGGCAGTAAAGAAGGGCTACGTAGATTGGAAGGACATTAAAGTTATAGGAGAATAA
- a CDS encoding CinA family protein, with protein sequence MEFETKILSKGIQEMLYNSDKTVGTAESCTGGRIAEALISLPGASNYFKGGVVSYTNEVKENLLGVSHEVLEEQTAVCEEVAREMVLGTIKTLNVDFAISATGVAGPTGGTPAIPVGTIYVGYGDKNDVRVVKLTEDFGRDINLAIATNTALKGMLEFLKEHAEELKKEA encoded by the coding sequence ATGGAATTTGAAACAAAGATATTGAGCAAGGGCATCCAGGAGATGCTCTACAATAGTGACAAGACAGTAGGCACAGCAGAGAGCTGCACAGGTGGTCGTATCGCCGAGGCGCTGATTTCTTTGCCAGGTGCCAGCAATTACTTCAAGGGTGGTGTAGTAAGCTACACCAACGAGGTAAAGGAGAATCTTTTGGGCGTGAGCCATGAGGTTCTGGAGGAGCAGACTGCCGTTTGCGAAGAAGTGGCTAGGGAGATGGTGCTCGGCACAATCAAGACCCTGAATGTAGACTTCGCCATTTCAGCAACGGGTGTGGCTGGTCCAACGGGTGGAACTCCAGCCATTCCTGTGGGCACAATCTATGTAGGTTATGGCGATAAGAACGATGTTCGCGTAGTAAAACTCACCGAAGATTTCGGACGCGACATCAACCTTGCAATTGCCACAAATACAGCGCTTAAAGGCATGCTCGAATTTTTGAAAGAACATGCTGAAGAACTTAAAAAAGAGGCTTAA
- the tsaD gene encoding tRNA (adenosine(37)-N6)-threonylcarbamoyltransferase complex transferase subunit TsaD produces the protein MKDIYILGIESSCDDTSAAVLKNGVLLSNVTASQEVHKAYGGVVPELASRAHQQNVVPVVDQAIARAGIKKEDLSAVAFTRGPGLMGSLLVGVSFAKGFARSLNIPMIDVNHLQGHVMAHFIKESDDDQSAPPFPFICLLVSGGNSQIVKVNAYNDMEVLGQTIDDAAGEAIDKCAKVLEWGYPGGPVVDKYARQGNPKAFSFSEPHIPGLNYSFSGFKTSFLYSLRKWVAADPDFVEKNKYDLAASIEFTIVDILMKKLRMAVKQTGIKHVAVAGGVSANNGLRNAFRDHAKRFGWTIYIPKFSYTTDNAAMIGCVGTFKYRDGEFATIDLPAYSKVTFK, from the coding sequence ATGAAGGATATATATATATTAGGTATAGAGAGCAGCTGCGATGATACCTCTGCCGCAGTGCTCAAGAATGGTGTGCTGCTGAGCAATGTTACCGCCTCTCAGGAGGTTCACAAAGCTTACGGCGGTGTTGTTCCGGAGTTGGCTTCCCGTGCCCACCAGCAGAATGTGGTTCCAGTCGTTGACCAGGCCATCGCGCGTGCCGGCATCAAGAAGGAAGATCTTTCTGCCGTAGCCTTCACCCGTGGTCCGGGTCTGATGGGTTCGCTCCTTGTGGGTGTAAGCTTTGCCAAGGGATTCGCCCGTTCGCTCAATATTCCGATGATTGACGTAAACCATCTGCAGGGTCATGTGATGGCTCATTTCATCAAGGAGAGCGATGATGACCAGAGTGCACCTCCATTCCCGTTCATCTGTCTTCTCGTGAGCGGTGGAAATTCGCAGATTGTAAAGGTGAATGCCTACAACGATATGGAAGTACTGGGACAGACCATCGACGATGCGGCTGGCGAGGCTATTGACAAGTGTGCCAAGGTACTGGAGTGGGGGTATCCTGGTGGTCCTGTCGTAGATAAGTATGCACGTCAGGGCAATCCGAAGGCTTTCAGTTTCTCTGAGCCTCATATTCCGGGTTTGAACTACAGTTTCTCAGGCTTCAAGACAAGTTTCCTCTACAGTTTGCGCAAATGGGTGGCTGCTGATCCTGATTTTGTTGAGAAGAACAAGTACGATCTGGCTGCCAGCATAGAGTTTACCATCGTTGATATTCTGATGAAGAAACTCCGCATGGCTGTCAAGCAGACCGGTATCAAGCATGTGGCTGTAGCTGGAGGTGTGAGCGCTAATAATGGTTTGCGCAACGCTTTCCGCGATCATGCCAAGCGCTTCGGCTGGACTATCTACATCCCTAAGTTCAGCTATACTACCGATAATGCGGCGATGATAGGCTGCGTGGGAACCTTCAAGTATCGTGATGGTGAGTTTGCAACCATCGACTTGCCAGCCTATAGTAAAGTAACATTTAAGTAA
- the map gene encoding type I methionyl aminopeptidase, translated as MIKKKRWHCLPGQPLTELDKQVMFWENKGKLVPTRDLIKTPEQIEGIRKSGVVNTGCLDAVAEMIRPGINTQEIDDLCMQYCKDHNAIPACLNYEGYPKSVCTSINEVVCHGIPKEEDVLEEGDIINVDMTTIVDGYYADASRMFIVGGKTTPEKEQLVRVAKECLEIGMEVAKPYSFVGDIGHAIEKHCKKYGYGVVRDLCGHGVGCQFHEEPEVLHYGHRGTGMLLVPGMVFTIEPMINMGTWQVFLDADDPYGWEVITGDEKPSAQWEHTLVMTETGVEILTY; from the coding sequence ATGATTAAGAAGAAAAGATGGCATTGCTTGCCAGGTCAGCCTCTTACAGAGCTCGACAAGCAGGTAATGTTTTGGGAAAACAAGGGTAAACTTGTTCCAACCCGTGACTTGATTAAAACTCCAGAACAGATAGAAGGCATCCGCAAGAGTGGTGTCGTAAACACCGGTTGTCTTGATGCGGTAGCCGAGATGATCCGTCCGGGAATCAACACCCAGGAGATTGATGATCTCTGCATGCAGTATTGCAAGGATCATAATGCCATTCCTGCGTGTCTCAATTACGAAGGCTATCCTAAGAGCGTTTGTACCTCTATCAACGAAGTGGTTTGCCATGGTATTCCTAAGGAAGAGGATGTGCTCGAAGAGGGCGATATCATCAATGTGGACATGACAACCATCGTAGATGGCTATTACGCTGACGCCAGCCGTATGTTCATCGTTGGCGGCAAGACTACTCCTGAAAAGGAGCAGCTGGTTCGCGTAGCCAAGGAATGTCTGGAAATCGGTATGGAGGTTGCCAAGCCATACTCGTTCGTAGGTGATATCGGTCATGCCATCGAGAAGCATTGCAAGAAGTATGGTTATGGTGTGGTTCGCGATCTTTGCGGTCATGGCGTAGGTTGCCAGTTCCATGAAGAGCCTGAGGTTCTTCACTATGGTCATAGAGGCACTGGCATGCTGCTCGTTCCGGGCATGGTATTCACCATCGAGCCAATGATTAACATGGGAACCTGGCAGGTATTCCTCGATGCCGACGATCCATACGGATGGGAAGTAATCACTGGTGATGAGAAGCCATCTGCGCAGTGGGAGCACACGCTTGTGATGACAGAGACAGGTGTGGAGATTTTGACATATTAA
- a CDS encoding HAD family hydrolase, whose amino-acid sequence MIKTVIFDMGGVIITLDENEAGKRFIELGMKEFAEKMDPYKQVGLNGQLEEGKISEEEYRREVCKKIGREVTFEELQHCWLGYMKEIPERNLVTLRNLKKQGYRVILLSNTNPYVSAWVDSEAFSGDGHPIGDYFDAMYRSYEVKYMKPDENFFRYVLSQEKIMPEECLFIDDGPRNCCAASELGLFTYCPQNGEDWCDKIYEHLK is encoded by the coding sequence ATGATTAAAACTGTAATTTTTGATATGGGTGGTGTCATCATCACCCTCGACGAGAATGAGGCAGGCAAACGTTTCATTGAGTTGGGTATGAAGGAGTTTGCGGAGAAGATGGACCCTTATAAACAGGTTGGCTTAAACGGTCAGCTGGAAGAGGGCAAGATTTCCGAGGAGGAATACCGTCGGGAAGTGTGCAAGAAGATTGGCCGCGAGGTAACCTTCGAGGAACTGCAGCATTGCTGGCTGGGCTACATGAAGGAAATTCCAGAACGCAATCTGGTTACTCTCCGCAATCTTAAGAAGCAGGGCTACCGTGTAATCTTGCTCAGCAATACCAACCCTTATGTATCAGCCTGGGTAGACAGCGAGGCGTTCTCCGGCGACGGTCATCCTATCGGCGATTATTTCGATGCGATGTACCGTTCTTATGAAGTAAAGTATATGAAGCCGGATGAGAATTTCTTCCGTTATGTCCTTTCTCAGGAGAAGATTATGCCAGAGGAGTGTCTGTTTATTGATGATGGTCCCCGTAACTGCTGTGCAGCCTCTGAACTGGGACTGTTTACTTATTGTCCGCAGAATGGAGAAGACTGGTGCGATAAGATTTACGAGCATTTGAAGTAA